A part of Corvus cornix cornix isolate S_Up_H32 chromosome Z, ASM73873v5, whole genome shotgun sequence genomic DNA contains:
- the LOC104686738 gene encoding uncharacterized protein LOC104686738, with translation MALPALAQTFLLVLAPLLLAREQMHHSPMTPWVHTEAGRCPAPSDWDPKLQFKPRRSSYALNEVVQLSCVGESVPSVPQIQCISRGTRILWNDTATCKETCQRPAWWDPRLQLAPARDRYTENEEVTLSCNNGFQPSFTHVKCANRVQLLNYSGSLKGDLWLGRKSSDVWIQLQGNIVCLEKCRKPQWDPKFIFDQEQGTFNPNEVVKMRCPEGHWPPPMEIKCVMLKPKERSMIPRSGWIVRNGTDNWHSMEENLTCVDVLQVVPETLKISSTSIKLNWTCMLPDMCQHIRARCRLEQRSSSNCEGEEVKGEEMLQGQEGTFTCSPLQPFTVYSVTISLLPSTILYTRLLRTKEMVPDKPEELRLDPSTGSLRWKALPSCKGEIIGYQLNITTMRAEDGSFLEFSQVLVNQSVSEYVPPRQTAGSKYVVTVQGLTAAGAGAASQLEFQTYVLVSGQPLGPWPGSAVTVVVVVVVVVVVLIPLSAGILWFMLSRKKKALPSKVEEDHYTELQPYENAREDNYCVMKTFLAEKDAGKYGQAGEAFPKPLPVLVFSGESEQ, from the exons ATGGCCCTGCCAGCGCTGGCTCAGACATTCCTCCTGGTCcttgctcctctgctgcttgcACGGGAACAGATGCACCACAGTCCTATGACTCCGTGGGTACATACTGAAGCAG GAAGATGTCCAGCTCCCTCTGACTGGGACCCCAAACTGCAGTTTAAACCGAGGAGGAGCAGCTATGCCTTGAATGAAGtggtgcagctcagctgtgtaGGGGAATCTGTGCCATCCGTCCCACAGATCCAATGCATTTCCAGAGGGACCCGGATTCTGTGGAATGACACTGCCACCTGCAAAG AAACATGCCAAAGGCCTGCTTGGTGGGACCCCAGACTCCAGCTGGCACCAGCCCGTGACCGCTACACAGAGAATGAAGAAGTGACTCTGAGCTGCAACAATGGTTTCCAGCCATCTTTCACCCATGTCAAATGTGCAAACAGGGTTCAGCTATTGAATTATTCTGGATCTCTAAAGGGAGATTTGTGGCTGGGGAGAAAGAGCAGTGACGTGTGGATTCAGCTTCAGGGGAACATAGTGTGCCTTG AGAAATGCCGGAAGCCCCAGTGGGACCCCAAGTTTATCTTTGACCAAGAACAGGGGACCTTCAACCCAAATGAAGTGGTGAAGATGAGGTGCCCTGAGGGGCACTGGCCTCCACCCATGGAGATCAAATGCGTGATGTTGAAGCCAAAGGAACGTTCCATGATTCCTCGTAGTGGCTGGATAGTGAGGAATGGCACAGACAACTGGCACAGTATGGAGGAGAACTTGACCTGTGTGG ATGTCCTCCAGGTTGTCCCTGAGACCCTGAAGATTTCCAGCACCAGCATCAAACTGAACTGGACTTGCATGCTCCCTGACATGTGCCAGCATATTCGGGCCAGGTGCCGGCTGGAGCAGCGCTCCTCCTCAAactgtgagggtgaggaggtGAAGGGAGAGGAGATGTTACAAGGCCAGGAGGGAACTTTCAcctgctcccctctgcagcccttcaCTGTCTACAGTGTCACAATCTCCCTGCTGCCTAGCACAATCCTGTACACACGGCTCCTCAGGACAAAGGAAATGG TGCCAGACAAACCAGAGGAGCTGCGGCTGGATCCCAGCACAGGGTCCCTCAGATGGAAGGCGCTGCCCTCCTGCAAAGGGGAGATCATTGGATACCAG CTGAACATCACCACCATGAGAGCAGAGGACGGCAGCTTCCTCGAATTCAGTCAGGTGTTGGTGAACCAGTCTGTCTCTGAGTACGTGCCACCTCGTCAGACAGCTGGCAGCAAATACGTGGTGACAGTGCAGGGCCTCACAgcggctggggctggggctgcatcACAGCTGGAATTCCAAACCTATGTCCTGG TTTCAGGGCAGCCTCTGGGCCCTTGGCCTGGCTCAGCAGTCACAgtagtggtggtggtggtggtggtggtggtggtgttgaTCCCCTTGTCTGCAGGGATCCTCTGGTTCATGCTGTCCAG AAAAAAGAAGGCCTTGCCCAGCAAAGTCGAGGAGGATCATTACACAG AGCTCCAGCCCTATGAGAATGCACGTGAGGATAATTACTGTGTGATGAAGACTTTTCTGGCAGAGAAAGATGCAG GTAAATatggccaggctggagaggcATTTCCCAAGCCCCTGCCTGTTCTAGTGTTCTCAGGAGAGTCAGAGCAGTGA
- the LOC120411507 gene encoding LOW QUALITY PROTEIN: uncharacterized protein LOC120411507 (The sequence of the model RefSeq protein was modified relative to this genomic sequence to represent the inferred CDS: inserted 1 base in 1 codon): MALQSLALRFLLALASLLSAHGQEELFNIQVVPQGTEMCQRPLWDSRLQLAPDQKNYKNNEEVMLSCPEGFQPSFTHVKCSSEVQSLTRGKPVYREIWNGRDSKGAWARIRSSVECIEVLQVVPGTFEISSTSIKLNWTCRFPDACQGMRAMCRLAAPSSPPCEAEEVNGEQMLHGQAGTFTCSPLQPFTEYSVTISLPPNETLFSWLFMTEETVPDKPEELWLDPNRGSLRWKALPSCKGEIIGYQLSITARNAGDSGVLEMERLRLNGSITEHRLPEHSPGRSYAVTIRGLTAAGAGAALAREFPTGSSDTPHPQGISCRSVRDIAPSQGTAVLPLRPIARPSEAAREHQLIVATTHDGSVTESICAGQPQLFNGSVYLAALLNLTXPTDFVLGDGSRGQGHHNAALRPGCDYTALLRLVRLSPQAEKFTCVCYSFSVVAEQTAGSWHGIAIGLVVLLAVLLVAAVILWLVISRKRKYLPNKTKEGN, encoded by the exons ATGGCCCTGCAGTCGCTGGCTTTGAGGTTTCTCCTGGCCCTTGCATCTCTGCTGTCAGCACATGGCCAGGAAGAACTTTTCAACATCCAGGTAGTGCCTCAGGGAACAG AAATGTGCCAAAGGCCCCTGTGGGACTCCAGACTCCAGCTGGCACCAGACCAGAAGAATTACAAGAACAATGAAGAAGTGATGCTGAGTTGTCCTGAAGGTTTCCAGCCATCCTTCACCCATGTCAAATGTTCAAGCGAAGTCCAGTCTCTCACTCGTGGGAAACCTGTGTACAGAGAAATCTGGAATGGAAGAGACTCCAAAGGTGCCTGGGCCCGCATTCGGTCCAGCGTAGAGTGCATCG AAGTCCTCCAGGTTGTCCCCGGGACCTTTGAGATTTCCAGCACCAGCATCAAACTGAACTGGACCTGCAGGTTCCCTGATGCCTGCCAGGGCATGAGGGCCATGTGCCGGCTGGCAGcgccttcctctcctccctgtgAGGCTGAGGAGGTGAATGGAGAGCAGATGTTACATGGCCAGGCAGGAACATTCACCTGCTCTCCTTTGCAGCCCTTCACTGAGTATAGTGTCACCATCAGCCTGCCCCCCAATGAAACCCTTTTCTCATGGTTGTTCATGACAGAGGAAACAG TGCCGGACAAACcggaggagctgtggctggatCCCAACAGGGGCTCTCTCAGGTGGAAGGCGCTGCCCTCCTGCAAAGGGGAGATCATCGGATACCAG CTGAGCATCACGGCCAGGAACGCCGGGGACAGCGGCGTGCTGGAGATGGAGCGGCTGCGGCTCAATGGCTCCATCACCGAGCACCGGCTGCcggagcacagccctggccgCAGCTACGCGGTGACGATCCGGGGACTGACGGCTGCTGGAGCCGGGGCTGCGCTGGCGAGGGAGTTTCCCACCGGCAGCTCGG ACACCCCGCACCCCCAGGGCATCAGCTGCCGCAGCGTCCGCGACATCGCCCCATCCCAAGGGACGGCCGTGCTCCCCCTGCGCCCCATCGCCCGTCCCTCTGAGGCAGCCAG GGAGCACCAGCTGATCGTGGCCACGACGCACGACGGCTCGGTGACGGAGAGCATCTGCgcggggcagccacagctcttcAATGGCAGCGTCTACCTGGCCGCTCTTCTCAACCTCA GCCCCACGGACTTCGTGCTGGGCGACGGCAGCCGCGGGCAGGGCCACCACAACGCTGCCCTCCGCCCGGGCTGCGACTACACGGCCCTCCTGCGCCTCGTCCGCCTCTCGCCGCAG GCAGAGAAGTTCACCTGTGTCTGCTACAGCTTCTCTGTTG TTGCAGAGCAGACTGCAGGCTCGTGGCATGGGATTGCGATTGGACTGGTTGTGCTTTTGGCAGTCCTCCTCGTGGCTGCAGTTATCCTGTGGCTTGTGATCTCCAG GAAAAGGAAGTATTTGCCCAACAAAACTAAGGAGGGTAACTAA